A region from the Onychostoma macrolepis isolate SWU-2019 chromosome 18, ASM1243209v1, whole genome shotgun sequence genome encodes:
- the slc30a4 gene encoding zinc transporter 4 has translation MSGLGLMGRVRSAFRRRTDSWHLSDTAAFDFSDDLEDDEVPRFNQLKVVVSGEADEIPVSSRNGAAVNTLLADDDDSLLGSSSSLGSPGAMPDPCDGCRMTRERDKRRRVMRKLGFAAVLYFLFMVGELIGGYMANSLAIMTDALHMLTDLIGIVVSLLALWLSAKPPTYRFTFGLHRLEVLSAGISVLLIYILTGVLVNEAVQRTIQQDFTIDGDVMLITAAVGVAVNLLMGFLLNQSGHLHSHGHTHSHGSPGRGQGQGQRGHGSLAVRAAFIHALGDLVQSVGVLIAAYIVRFKPEYKLADPICTYLFSILVLFSTFQIIRDTGIILLEGVPRHVDVSGIRADLLKLQHVECVEELKLWALTADKTAAIVHLQLAPGIVGNWEEVQSNARRLLTTSHGVTHCTVQLQTHRQGAPQSCTHCLTPSA, from the exons ATGTCTGGCTTAGGGCTGATGGGTCGCGTGAGGTCGGCGTTCCGCCGGCGGACAGACAGCTGGCACCTGAGCGACACGGCAGCCTTCGACTTCTCCGACGATCTGGAGGACGACGAGGTGCCTCGGTTTAACCAGCTGAAGGTGGTGGTGTCCGGAGAAGCGGACGAGATTCCTGTGTCTTCACGCAACGGCGCAGCGGTCAACACGCTGCTAGCGGACGATGATGACTCTCTGCTGGGCTCCTCGTCCAGTCTGGGGAGCCCCGGCGCGATGCCGGACCCCTGCGATGGATGTCGCATGACCAGAGAGCGCGACAAGCGCAGGAGGGTGATGAGGAAGCTGGGCTTCGCTGCGGTGCTCTACTTCCTGTTCATGGTGGGCGAGCTGATAG GGGGATACATGGCCAACAGTCTGGCCATCATGACGGATGCGCTGCACATGTTAACGGACCTCATCGGGATCGTGGTTTCGCTGCTAGCGCTCTGGCTCTCGGCCAAACCGCCCACCTACAGATTCACCTTTGGCCTCCATCGGCTCG aggTTCTGTCCGCGGGAATCAGTGTGCTGCTGATCTATATTCTGACGGGAGTGTTGGTGAACGAGGCCGTGCAGAGGACCATCCAGCAGGACTTCACCATCGACGGAGACGTGATGCTGATCACAGCCGCGGTGGGCGTCGCCGTCAACCTGCTg atggGCTTCCTCCTCAACCAGTCCGGTCATCTTCATTCACACGGCCACACCCACTCTCACGGGTCACCGGGGCGGGGTCAGGGTCAGGGTCAGCGGGGTCACGGCAGTCTGGCGGTGCGAGCGGCCTTCATCCACGCTCTGGGTGATCTGGTTCAGAGCGTCGGTGTGCTCATCGCTGCCTACATCGTCAGGTTTAAG ccgGAGTATAAGCTGGCCGATCCCATTTGTACGTACCTGTTCTCTATACTGGTGCTGTTCAGCACATTCCAGATCATCAGAGACACCGGCATCATTCTGCTGGAGG GTGTTCCGCGTCATGTGGACGTGTCTGGAATCAGAGCTGATCTGCTGAAGCTGCAGCATGTGGAGTGTGTGGAGGAGCTGAAGCTCTGGGCACTGACGGCCGATAAAACCGCAGCCATCGTTCACCTGCAGCTCG CGCCGGGGATTGTGGGTAACTGGGAGGAAGTGCAGTCAAACGCACGGCGGCTGCTAACGACGTCACACGGCGTGACACACTGCACAGTGCAGCTGCAGACGCACAGACAGGGGGCGCCACAGTCCTGCACACACTGCCTCACACCGAGTGCCTAA
- the bloc1s6 gene encoding biogenesis of lysosome-related organelles complex 1 subunit 6 — MDRQEEEEDEEETVCGVMEDIVCVDEQTVQRLTDGFLSHYLPELSSSKRALQELTQNQVILLDTLDQEVAKFRECNATIDLNALFTEAKVYHSKLVNIRKEMIVLHDKTTKLKKRALKLQQHKQKEDLEREQQRERERERERHLIAKPAKRSDAEPH, encoded by the exons atggacagacaggaggaggaggaagatgagGAGGAGACAG tgtgtggGGTGATGGAGGATATCGTGTGTGTGGACGAACAGACGGTCCAGCGTCTGACGGACGGGTTTCTCTCTCACTATCTGCCGGAGCTGTCCTCATCCAAACGAGCGCTGCAGGAGCTGAC ACAAAACCAGGTGATTCTGCTGGATACGCTGGATCAGGAAGTGGCGAAGTTCCGCGAATGCAACGCCACGATCGATCTGAACGCGCTG TTCACAGAGGCCAAAGTTTATCACAGCAAACTGGTGAACATCCGCAAAGAAATGATCGTTCTGCACGACAAGACCACCAAACTGAAG AAGCGAGCGCTGAAGCTGCAGCAGCACAAGCAGAAGGAGGATCTGGAGCGCGagcagcagagagagagagagagagagcgagagagacatCTCATTGCCAAACCCGCCAAACGCAGCGACGCCGAACCGCACTGA
- the c18h15orf48 gene encoding normal mucosa of esophagus-specific gene 1 protein: MFGGFLQMLKKRKELIPLIGFVGCAALGATATSIYFLLTKPDVILNKTRNPEPWETLDPSKPQKLMTINQQWKPVEELELVKKLTK; the protein is encoded by the exons ATGTTTGGAGGATTTCTACAAATGCTCAAGAAAAGGAAGGAG TTAATTCCTTTGATTGGGTTTGTTGGATGTGCTGCACTTGGAGCAACAGCAACTTCAATTTATTTCTTACTGACCAAACCGGATGTCAT TTTAAACAAGACCAGAAACCCAGAGCCATGGGAGACATTAGATCCATCAAAACCACAGAAG CTCATGACCATTAACCAGCAGTGGAAACCAGTGGAGGAGCTGGAGCTGGTGAAGAAACTGACCAAATGA